The Bacillota bacterium nucleotide sequence GTCGCGCCGGTTCACCGGCCGTTCGCGGGCCCGGCGGGCCCGGAGCGGTCGGAGCAGCCGGAGCAGTCGAAGGCCCCGTCGTTTCGCCCCATCACACTTGACCAGCGCAGCCAGTCTCTTACGGCGTGGGTAGCAGGCGGGCATGTGCTGTGGCAGGTATATCCCACAGCTACGGTGAGTGTACCGGAGCACGTCATCCTGATCAGGGTTGACGGGCCGGATGGAAACCCCATTCTTTCCGGGGAAATCGCCGCGCGCGGGCTTGCGAGGCTTTCACCTCTGGGGAACTACGTTTGCTGGGAAGACCACCTCCGCGACTTCAAGTTCCTGCGGGTGAGCGATGGCAAGTTATGGACTTACTCTCCCGATTCGAAAGACCCATGGGCGGTGGAGACCGCCCGGTACTGGTGGTCGCCGAACGAGTCCCTGATCGTCCTCACGGAAACCGGGCAGGGAGACGGGGGATCCGTTGTCGTTCTGTCAACGGACTGAGAAGCATGCCGGGTATGCCGGTTCCGCGATACGCGAGTGCGACGGAGGGAGCGATGATGCGCCGGGTTGTGGTCAGGGTCCTGGTTAATCTGACTGCTGCGAGACCGGTCACGCGCGGGAAGCCGCAGCGGATTCCGCCCGGGCCGTTGGTGTGCTGCCTGGTCGTGAGCCTGGATCTGTCGCGCCATCGAACCGGCGAGCTGATGACCCCGATGACCCTGAAGGTTGTCGATTTCTCCGGTGATCGCGCGGAGTGCCGGAACCTGGCGGGCAACGTCGTCCGGCTTGTGGGCTTGCCGACGGCTGAGTTGATCGAGTCCCTCGCCTGGAAAGACGATGAAACCTTGATCCTGTGGGAGATCGCCAAGACGCGGAATCTTCCCGAAATCAATCTCGGGCCTGCGTGGGTGGTCTCTCTCACAGGGGCGCCAAGACCCGCCGGTCCAGGCGAGGCCCAACCGTTCTATCCCGCCGGTAGCCTATCGATGCCGCACGGACGGAGTCCGAGGTACAGGGTGGAAGAGCGCTGGTGGCGTGGTAGCTCCGGCAAGTATCTGGATGAGATCAATGTGATGCCCGTCCGGCGGGATCAGAACCTGATGGACTGATTGGTGGACTGAAGAGGACGCAAGGGTAGATGAGGGAGACGGAATGCGCTTTCACAGACGGATCACCGCGATCGTTGTTCTGCTGGGAACGCTTTTCGCTGCGAGCCTGGTTATGCGGTTCGGGTAGTACGACAACGTCGACTGGGTGAGGACTCCCGTTCTGGGAGTGTATCTGAGAGAACTCAGAGGATTTTGCACGTCGGCCGACCCCGCGAGAAGGTTCCCTCCAGACTGGGGTCATTGAGCGGCTATGCAGGAGGAAACTTCACCCTGGATCTTCTGGTGTCTCACGGGTTCAGCGGCCACGTCATTGAGGGCACCTTTGCTCTAATGAGCCCGCGTCCGCCGGGTGGATACCTACATCGAACCGTGCTTGTGAAGGCAAAATGAAAGTCTGTACCATCAAATAGGGATCTACACTGGCAGAATAGAGGCTCGTACTTTACGCCTGAAGAATACCAACAAGCGGTACGGCTGGCCGAACGGGTAGTGAGATGGGTGGAGCAGATCCTATAGTCGACGAGTACAGGTAGCCCGAATCAGCCGTTCGTTCCGCCCAACTAACCGGCGGCGAAAAGCATCCCCACATCCTCGGGGCCCAGTCGGTGTGGCCCGGTCTCACCTGCGGACAGCACCCCACTCAGCAGATCACGTTTTCGTCCATCCGTTCGAAATCGTCTCCCCGCTGGGTCCTCAGAAGCGGCAGCGCTCCTAATTGGGGAGACGCTCACGAACCTATGCAGTGATCGCACTCACTTCGCTCGTCATTGTATCTGGGAAGAAACGGGGGGACTCGTCGTTTACTCCGAGGATCAGATAATCGCGAGGGCAAGGGATGGCGACGTCCATGCCTATACCTGGATCGTGGAGACATACAAGGGACTCTTGCTGGCCGCGGTCATGCCTATTGTTGGTAGCGAGGAAGCGGCTGAGGATGTCTTGCAGGAGGCTTTCCTCCAGATCTACAGGTCCCTTCCCCAGTACGCCGGGGGTAGCTTCCGGAGATGGGCCGCCCGTATCGCGGTACACAAGGCCATCGACTGGTGCCGGAGAACGCGCCGATTCGTATTGGAGGACGAGTCGCGCCGGCTGAGTGAGACTCAACCGGGTCCGCACACGGGCATCCAGCCTTCCGCGGAGGAGGAAGCGCTCGAACGCATGGGGCTGGAGGGGATTGTGTCGGCGGTAATGAGCCTCACGCAAGTGCACAGGAGGGCGTTTCTCCAGCATTACGTGGAAGGTATTGGCTGCGCGGAGATGGCCTCGATGGAGGGGGTCAGCGTGAAGACGATTGAGTCGAGGCTGTACCGGGCCCGGCAGACGCTCCGCCAGATACTGAGAAAGCAATTGCGGGAATCCGGTGGGCGGAATAGCCCGTGAGCGGCATGAGTACATGAGCGGCACGAATACGTGAGCGGTGGACGTGGCGGATGACCGCAAGGAGGGCGGTGGCGTAGATGCACTACAGCCGGGAAGAATGGCGAAGGTTCAGACTGAACCGGGTTACGCCGGAGGGCCGCGAGGCGATGGCCGACCATCTGGCCGCGTGCGAATCGTGTCTCGACGCCTATATCTCGACCATCGAAACCCGCGATGAGGAACTGGCGGAGGTCTTGCTGGACCCCAGTTTCGTCGATGGCGTGATGAGGCAAGTGAGAGCCACTCGAAGAACCCCCACGGAGATCCCTGAGCGCAGGCTGGCGTTTTCCCCCCTGCAGAACTACGCCATGGCTGCGGCCGTCACTGCAATGCTTCTCTGTGTGGGTTGGTTTGACGCCTTCCCCCGGGTGATCCATCTGACAATGGAGGAGACGGTCCGGGCGCCTGCAGATGCGAAACTGCAGCTACCGGTGAGTTGGGTCAGCGAGTTTACTGACAGGTTGTCAGGCTACATCACCGGGCTGACCCGGTGTGGAGGTCAATCCAGGGACCCCGTCAAGGGTGACGGGCTTACCGAATGAAGGAGGCTACACAGTGCGCAAGAGTCAGTTTGTCACGTTCTTTCTTTCCATGTTCCCGGGGCTGGGGCACCTGTATCTCGGCCTGCCTTACAGGGGGATGGCCTTCATGGCCGCGTTCTTCGGTTGGATGTTCTTCTTGTTCGGTCTGGGGGGACTGGTGGGAATAAACGGTGCTGAAGCGTTGTTCTTCCTGGCCCCGCTCCCGGTCATCTGGTTCTACAACGTGTTTGACGCCATGAACCTGAACCAGCGAATCAATGAGGGAGAACAGATACGAAATCACTCTCCGCTGCAAGGACTGGCCGACAGCGTTGCGTCGGGCAAGAAGGACGCCATGTGGGCCCTTCTCTTCGGCATCGTGCCGGGGGCGGGCCAGATGTACCTGGGATGGCAGAGCAGGGGATTGCAGATCATGCTCATGTTCTTCCTCTGCATGTCCCTGGTGGACTGGCTGCACCTGAGCCTCTTCATGTTCTTGTTGCCGGTGATCTGGTTCTACAGCTTCTTCGACACGATGCAACTTGCTTCCGGGAACACCGACTGTCCCCCGGGTGGGTCCGGCCTGCTGGAATGGGTGGCGCAGAGGCAGAGGTGGGTCGGAGTAGGTCTCATAGCCCTGGGTTGCGTGGTGCTGTTCGACCGCGTCATCGCGCCGTTCCTGGATAGCCGCACAATACAGATGATGCGCACCGGGATAGTGGCTGCCCTGTTCATCGGCGGGGGCATACGGCTGGCCATGGGGCAACCCGCGAGACCTCCGCGGGCTACGGCGGACCCGCCGGAGCCGCCGGACCCGGCAGATGCGCCAGACCGGCCGGATCAACCGGATCCGGGTATGGTGGCTTCCGGTAACGATGAAAAAGGGGGGGCGTAATCGTGCGGCAATGGAGAGTAGGCTCCTTCTCGATGGGCCTGACGCTGGTGCTCTTCGGGGTATTCCTTCTGCTGAGTGAGTTGAATGCGGGCGGACGTGCGATGCCATTCGTGTTGAAATGGTGGGCGGTCATTCCGGTGCTGCTTGGAGTCGAGATACTTGCTGCCGGGTTCTTCTCAAGAGGGACGAATCCGCCGGTCAGGTACGATTTCTTCGGAATTCTAGTCGCATTCTTCGTGGTGGCTGTCAGCATCGGCCTGCAAGGAGTGAGCGCCAGCGGCCTTCTGCCGGCGGTACAGAGGTCGCTTGCCTCAACTGATTACCCCGTGGGTCTGACCGGCGAGACAATCCCCCTAGACGACGCCATTCGCAAGATCGTAGTGGCGAGCGACTCCGGCGAGATCGAGATTCGCAGCTCCAGCGAACCGCAGGTGACCTTCTTCGGCAGTGGCCGGATGAGCGCGCTGTCTCAGGAGGAGGCCTCGGCGATGGTGCAGACCGGCGCCAGCGCTCGCCGAGAAGGTGACACACTGTTCATTTCCTTTGGGAGGCCTCCTGAACCCAGAGCGTTCAATCATCACTCGAGTTCCATGCGATGGACCCTCCTGGTTCCGGCGGACAGGGATCTCGAATTTTCGGGCTCCGCCCGGGCGAATGTGGTTGTGGCGGGGCTGGCTGCTGACTGGCGGGTCAAGACGGCCGGCGAGGTGAGCGTCCGCCTGGGCAGCCAGGAGAACCTCACGCTGCAGGCGAGAGTCCCTTCGCCAGACCGCCTGTCGGGTGAGGCCATTCCGTGGAAGGGCGAGACTGCGCAGGCCCGGAACGCAGAAGAAAACCAAACGACGCTGCAGGGGCCGGTCACGAAGAGTGCCGTTCTCGGAGAGGGGCGGCACAGACTGCATGTCCAGGGCATGGGCGGCGTCGACATAGAGATGTAGCTGGCTCACGGGACCGGCACCCGTTGCACAGATTCAGAAGCAAGGCTCGTTAAAGAGAATCGACAAACCCAGAGTATCCAGCAATGACCCCGCGTGTACCGGCGCGAACGCCGTCGGACTCGAATTTCTCCGCAGGGTGTCCGCGGAAGCGCGTGAAGGAAACGTAGTCTTTTCGCCCGTCAGCCTCTCGACAGCGCTTGCCGTCCTCGCGAACGGCGCGGCCGGGGACACCCGCACGGAAATCGACGCCCTCGTCAATCCAGACAGGCTTTCCGCCGGGAAACTGAATGAGAAATACTGCAACCTGATGAATCACCTGAACAACGCCGGCTACAGCGAGAACGGCAACAGGACGACCCTCCTGGAGATGGCCAACTCCATCTGGATACAGGACCGGCTTCCGGTCAAGGAGGCCTTCCTCAGCACGTCCAACACCTACTACGGCGCCGAAGTCTTCAACGTGAACTTCCGAAAAGCCGGCGCCAGGGACGCCATCAACCGGTGGATCGCGGAGAAGACCCACGGCAGAATAGCCGAGCATATCACGCAGACTCCCTCCGAGACCGTCATGTACGTATTCAACTCGCTCTATTTCCGGGGGAAGTGGCTGAACCAGTTCGACAAGTCGAAGACCCAGAAGGAAGACTTCCACCTGGGGAACGGCTCGGGCGCGACCGGCGGTCCGGGCGCGACCGGCGGCTCACCCGGCGGCGCCACGGTCAAGGTGGACATGATGAACGCCGAACGGCGCATCAGGTACTACGAGGACGAAGAGGTCCAGGCAGGGGAATTCAACTACTACGGCTGCAACATGTTGGTCATCCTCCCAAGGGGCGACCTGGGTGAATATCTGGACCGTCTTGACTATGCCCGTCTCGAGGGGATTCTCGGCGGCATGGAGAGCGTGAAGACCAAGATCAAGTTCCCCAGATTCAGTTTCGGCCGGAAGACCCGGCTCAATGACCACCTGAAGGCCGCCGGATTGGAGACCGCGTTCGATCCTGTAGCGGCCGACTTCACGGGGATCTCGGACCGGTCGGATGGGTTCAACGTCTATATCAGCGACGTATCCTCTGGCCCTGGGCGAAGGCGACAATCTGTCGGCCTGGAAGCGGATATACGAGCCCACGAGCTTCCTGGTTGGCAAGAGCGACGACATCTCGCCGATTCAGGTCAGGGAGCTGATGGATGAAACCTTCGGCCCACGCGTAGATCTGATGACGCTCGTTTCCGATCAGGCCGGGTGGACGGCGTTCCTGGCAGCGGCCGCCAAACTCGAGCCCCCGGCCATCAACTCGATACCCATATTCGATGGAACGATCCAGCCCGACCGCGAGAGGGAAATCAAGGGTTTCAGGTTCATGGGACAGAGGTTCACCGTGGACGCCTCCATCTTCCAGAGGCTGGTATACCGCGAGGTCAAGGAGAACGCCGACGGCCGGAGACGGATGCTCCCCAAGGGCCTGGATATCCCGGCCGCGCTCGGGTCGGCGGAAGCATGCGAGATCCTTGAATCGACGGGGGAGACAGGCTACCGGGGTTACCCCGAGAATATCGCCAAACTGAAGGCCTACATCGCCGGCCTGGATGGGAAGACCTGGACTCAGAACCTATACTGGAGCTGGCTCCACTCGATTCTGCCGCTGGCCCAGGAGAAGCCCGAGGGCTACCCGTCCTTCATGTGCAACCCCGCCTGGGCCAGGAAGGACCTTAACACGTTCCTGGGTAGCTGGGTGGAGTTGAAACACGACACAATCCTGTATTCGAAGCCGGTCTACGCCGAGGCCGGCGGCGGCGACATTGGCGTGGATGACCGCGGGTATGTGGAGCCTAACCCGCCCGTGTTCGCCCGCCTGGCCTCGCTGGCGAAGATGACTCGCGAAGGCCTGAAATCCAGGGGCCTCTTGAACGAGCGGGACGAGACCAGCCTGGAGAGGCTGGAGACGCTCGCCCTGTCTCTGAAGGCTATCGCCGAAAAGGAGCTGAGCAATGCACCCCTGACCGACGCTGAGTATGACCTCATACGCGCCTACGGGGTGCAACTGGAGCATTTCTGGCTGGAGGCCCTGCGCGACGAGGGCTTCGAACACAGGTCTCAATCCATCGACCAGCCGGCGGCGGTCATCGCCGATGTGGCTACGGACCCGGAAGGTCAGGTCCTGGAAGCGGCGACGGGGAACATCTCTGTGATCTACGCCGTTGTGCCCGTAGACGGAAAACCCAGGATCGCCAAGGGTGGAGTCTATTCTTACTACGAGTTCACGTGGCCGATGAACGATCGTTTGACGGACTCGGAATGGCGCCAGATGCTGAAAGACCGCAGGACTCCGCCCCTGCCCGAATGGACGAAGGCTTTCGTGGCGCCGTGAAGGCGACCCGGCGTCAGGCGGTCAGGGCTGTGACGTTGGCCCTGGCAGTCTCAGTCGCCTGCGTGGGGTGCGTAGCCGGACGGGGCCCGCATCGGGCGGAGCGCTTCGCGGCTTTCAGGAAAAGAAGGCTCAGCCTGCCGGAGAGACAGGATCCCGTCGTCCTTGTAGCCGTCGGCGACATCATGCTCTCCCGCGGTGTGGCCGACCGGATCGAGCGACATGGCGATTTCGAGCACCCCTTTTCGAAGATGAAGGATTACCTGCACAGCGGGGACATTGTCTTCGGGAACCTGGAATGCCCGCTGACGCCGGGCCGGGACATCAAACCGCAAGAGATGGTGCTGCGCGCCGATCCCGGAATGGCGGCCGCCGTGGCCTCGTCCGGTTTCACGATTCTTTCAGTGGCCAACAATCATATCCCGGATTTCGGGGCTGACGGGATAGCCGGTACCCTGCGGAGCCTGAGCGCTGCGGGCGTCAAGTGTGTTGGGGCCGGTTCGAACGAACGGGAAGCGCATGCCGCCGTCTACTCCGACGTGAAGGGAATTCGGCTGGCGTTCCTGGCCTACAGCGACCCTGCCGTGGTCCCTGAACCCTACGGGGCGGGACGGGACACCCCCGGGACTGCCCTTCTGGATCTCGAGACGATGCGGGCAGACATCCGTGACGCGGAGGAGAACGCCGACTTCGTAGTGGTTTCCATGCACGCCGGCCCCGAGTATTCCGAGGACCCCGGCTCAAACCAGGTTCGCTACGCCCGCGCAGTGATCGACGCAGGGGCGGACCTGGTCCTCGGGCATCATCTGCACGTAGTGCAGAGGGTGGATCGTTACCAGGGTAGGTATATCTTCTACAGCCTGGGCAACCGATCCCGGCAGGCGGCAGACAAGCATCTGGCGCTGGAACGGCTGGGGTTTCTCAAGGGTGTCGGCGCCGTGAGTGCAGGAACTACTGTACGGAGAGCGCCGTCAGCGAACAACAAGGGGAAAGTATCAAGTTGCAGTAGGGGGGGATGGCGTGTCGCTGTCCATAGTTAGAGTCGGGAGGTCACGTTCGTTAGCGTTCGCGGTGGCCCTGACGATTACAATCGGGGCGGGATGCGGCCGGATTCGAGTTTACCCTCCAGTTAACGCTTCAGGGCGGCCGCGAGACTGAGGCCCTTCCGTACTGGATAAAGGGTCCCACCATGGATTTGCCGGGCTACATCAGGTTCCACGAGGGCTGGTACGAGGTACCCGGCCAACTCGGGGCGATGCTCCATTCCCTGGGCCAGTACCGGCCGGCCGGCGCCGGAGTCAGGGCGGACGATGAGAGGTTCCTTGCGAAATACGGATGGACTCCATTCTTCCTCATCAGCGAGCTCGAGGTGACGCTTCCCGGGGAATTCTTACACAGGCCGGGGGAATTTCCCTCCGTTCTCTATTGGGCCTACAACAACGAGCTCAACAAGGACATCGGGCTGGATCTTGCGCCATATCTGGGGCGGAATGTGGACGTCCGGCTGTACAAGATCGCGGAACTGCTGCCGGAATTCATGAAACCCCGCAGGGAGTGCGGCCGCGCGGTGATCGTGCTCAGTGAAGGGAGGGTAATCGGAGCCTGGCTCGACGCTGGCAGGCACCACGCGTTCGCATGCTCGCTTTCCGGCCGGCGATTCGAGGACATTACGGGGAAGACGTGGGCCGGGTGGGTGCCCGGCGTGATCGACGCGGATGACGCGGTCGAGCGGGAGCTTGCGTCGTTGACTCCGGAGGAAGTGATCCGGCGGTACTACGAGGCGATCGACCGGGGCGACTACCCGGCGGCCCTTACCTGCCTTACGAGAGAACACTTGTTGATGTATCTATTCAGTAATATGGACAACAGGGGACTGTACAACCCCGGGTTCGATCAGGGCATGCTGGGCCTGCTGAACACGACGGCCGCCAGGGTCGAAGGCGTCAAGAAGATGGAAGGAACCAGCGTGCCTGAGGGGTGCGTGATGTACCAGGTGGTGGTAGACTTGACTGTGGAGCAGCCTATTACGCACGGGAGCGGGCTGCAACCCCGGTTTGTCTCCCTGCGCCGCGAGACCCCGGACACCGGCTGGAGGATAGACGGGATAGGGACGGGGCCATGAGGATGCTGCGGACTCTTCATTTCCTCAGCCTCGGGTCGAGGGCATCCCGCAGGCCGTTTCCCATGAAGTTGAAACCGAGGATACATGCACTCATGGCTGCGGCGGGGAAGAAGAGTTGCCATGGACTGGATCTCATCACCTTCAGCCCATCTGACGCCAGTGTTCCCCAACTGGCTATGGGCGCCGACACGCCCAGGCCGACGAAACTCAGGAAGGCCTCGAGGAAAATGCCCGTCGGGATGGACAGGGTCGCGTACACAATAATAGGGCCGAGGGTGTTGGGGATCAGGTGCCGGACAATAATCCTCCAGCGCGGCACACCCATGACTAGCTCCGCGAGGACGAACTCCTGCTGCTTGATGCGGAGGATCTGGCCCCTGACTATCCTG carries:
- a CDS encoding RNA polymerase sigma factor; translation: MPTSSGPSRCGPVSPADSTPLSRSRFRPSVRNRLPAGSSEAAALLIGETLTNLCSDRTHFARHCIWEETGGLVVYSEDQIIARARDGDVHAYTWIVETYKGLLLAAVMPIVGSEEAAEDVLQEAFLQIYRSLPQYAGGSFRRWAARIAVHKAIDWCRRTRRFVLEDESRRLSETQPGPHTGIQPSAEEEALERMGLEGIVSAVMSLTQVHRRAFLQHYVEGIGCAEMASMEGVSVKTIESRLYRARQTLRQILRKQLRESGGRNSP
- a CDS encoding DUF4829 domain-containing protein encodes the protein MDLPGYIRFHEGWYEVPGQLGAMLHSLGQYRPAGAGVRADDERFLAKYGWTPFFLISELEVTLPGEFLHRPGEFPSVLYWAYNNELNKDIGLDLAPYLGRNVDVRLYKIAELLPEFMKPRRECGRAVIVLSEGRVIGAWLDAGRHHAFACSLSGRRFEDITGKTWAGWVPGVIDADDAVERELASLTPEEVIRRYYEAIDRGDYPAALTCLTREHLLMYLFSNMDNRGLYNPGFDQGMLGLLNTTAARVEGVKKMEGTSVPEGCVMYQVVVDLTVEQPITHGSGLQPRFVSLRRETPDTGWRIDGIGTGP
- a CDS encoding CapA family protein, whose product is MTLALAVSVACVGCVAGRGPHRAERFAAFRKRRLSLPERQDPVVLVAVGDIMLSRGVADRIERHGDFEHPFSKMKDYLHSGDIVFGNLECPLTPGRDIKPQEMVLRADPGMAAAVASSGFTILSVANNHIPDFGADGIAGTLRSLSAAGVKCVGAGSNEREAHAAVYSDVKGIRLAFLAYSDPAVVPEPYGAGRDTPGTALLDLETMRADIRDAEENADFVVVSMHAGPEYSEDPGSNQVRYARAVIDAGADLVLGHHLHVVQRVDRYQGRYIFYSLGNRSRQAADKHLALERLGFLKGVGAVSAGTTVRRAPSANNKGKVSSCSRGGWRVAVHS
- a CDS encoding DUF3160 domain-containing protein, yielding MGSTSISATYPLALGEGDNLSAWKRIYEPTSFLVGKSDDISPIQVRELMDETFGPRVDLMTLVSDQAGWTAFLAAAAKLEPPAINSIPIFDGTIQPDREREIKGFRFMGQRFTVDASIFQRLVYREVKENADGRRRMLPKGLDIPAALGSAEACEILESTGETGYRGYPENIAKLKAYIAGLDGKTWTQNLYWSWLHSILPLAQEKPEGYPSFMCNPAWARKDLNTFLGSWVELKHDTILYSKPVYAEAGGGDIGVDDRGYVEPNPPVFARLASLAKMTREGLKSRGLLNERDETSLERLETLALSLKAIAEKELSNAPLTDAEYDLIRAYGVQLEHFWLEALRDEGFEHRSQSIDQPAAVIADVATDPEGQVLEAATGNISVIYAVVPVDGKPRIAKGGVYSYYEFTWPMNDRLTDSEWRQMLKDRRTPPLPEWTKAFVAP
- a CDS encoding ABC transporter permease; the encoded protein is MLAVAGAVILVLLAAAAVFGPAISPYRYDQQNYRLTKHPPCWDHPFGTDELGRDMLVRVLHGARISMLVGIVSSLINLVIGVTYGAVAGFAGGRVGLFNIFIALGIIFWLTMARIVRGQILRIKQQEFVLAELVMGVPRWRIIVRHLIPNTLGPIIVYATLSIPTGIFLEAFLSFVGLGVSAPIASWGTLASDGLKVMRSSPWQLFFPAAAMSACILGFNFMGNGLRDALDPRLRK